The following are encoded together in the Oceanobacillus zhaokaii genome:
- a CDS encoding glyceraldehyde-3-phosphate dehydrogenase, which translates to MKTRIAINGFGRIGRMVFRQAMNDHQIEVVAINASYPPETLAHLIKYDSIHGVYNGKVKALQDAIEINGQIVEIVNSREPSLLPWKRLNIDIVIEATGKFRTKESAGLHIQAGAKKVVITAPGKEVDNTIVMGVNQHTYDPAADDVISNASCTTNCLAPVVKVLDERFSIINGLMTTVHAFTNDQKNLDNPHKDLRRARSCTQSIIPTSTGAAKALGEVLPHLNGKLHGLSLRVPTPNVSLVDLVVDVEASVTVEEVNEAFKQAASRELAGIIHFSDEPLVSIDYTTTEHSATIDGLSTMVMEGNKIKVLAWYDNEWGYSRRVLDLANHIGSFITEKETASIS; encoded by the coding sequence ATGAAAACACGCATTGCTATTAATGGGTTTGGTAGAATTGGCAGAATGGTTTTTCGTCAAGCAATGAATGATCATCAAATAGAAGTAGTTGCAATTAATGCAAGCTATCCACCTGAGACACTCGCACACTTAATTAAGTATGACAGCATACATGGCGTTTATAACGGAAAAGTGAAAGCGCTTCAGGATGCAATTGAAATCAATGGGCAAATCGTGGAAATCGTCAATTCACGTGAACCGAGCTTACTGCCATGGAAACGACTAAATATCGATATTGTGATTGAAGCGACAGGGAAATTCAGAACGAAGGAAAGTGCTGGATTACATATCCAAGCAGGGGCAAAGAAAGTAGTTATTACAGCACCAGGTAAAGAAGTTGACAATACGATTGTTATGGGCGTAAATCAACATACCTATGATCCGGCAGCAGATGATGTCATATCGAATGCATCCTGTACGACTAATTGCTTAGCACCTGTAGTGAAGGTGCTGGATGAGCGATTCTCCATTATTAATGGATTGATGACAACTGTTCACGCCTTCACCAATGATCAGAAAAATTTAGATAACCCACATAAGGATTTACGACGAGCTCGCAGCTGTACACAGTCAATTATTCCAACTTCAACTGGAGCAGCAAAGGCATTAGGCGAAGTTCTGCCCCATTTAAATGGTAAATTACATGGTCTATCATTACGGGTACCGACTCCAAATGTTTCCTTAGTCGACCTTGTCGTCGATGTGGAAGCTTCTGTTACAGTCGAAGAAGTAAATGAAGCATTTAAGCAAGCGGCGAGCAGGGAATTGGCAGGAATTATTCATTTTAGTGATGAACCACTTGTCTCGATTGATTATACGACTACAGAACATTCTGCCACAATTGATGGGCTATCCACGATGGTAATGGAGGGCAATAAAATTAAAGTATTAGCTTGGTATGATAATGAATGGGGCTATTCCAGACGAGTCCTTGACTTAGCTAATCATATTGGCAGTTTTATTACTGAAAAAGAAACGGCATCAATATCTTAA
- the coaE gene encoding dephospho-CoA kinase (Dephospho-CoA kinase (CoaE) performs the final step in coenzyme A biosynthesis.) gives MALVIGLTGSIASGKSTVSLMFDDFQIPVIDADKIAREVVEPGEAAYEGIVAAFGEAILIEDKTLDRKKLGSIIFADEDKRQTLNSIVHPEVRKQMIEQRDALIAAGKRCIVLDIPLLFESNLTSLVDKTIVVYVDESIQLQRLMERDGLAEQAAKQRIASQIPVEEKVKLANAVINNNGSKKESYEQLEQILSDWQVR, from the coding sequence ATGGCGCTCGTGATCGGTTTAACAGGAAGCATTGCCAGTGGAAAAAGCACCGTTTCGCTAATGTTCGATGACTTTCAAATTCCAGTTATCGATGCCGACAAAATCGCAAGGGAAGTAGTGGAGCCAGGTGAAGCGGCATACGAAGGAATTGTAGCAGCATTTGGCGAAGCAATTTTAATAGAAGACAAAACATTGGACAGGAAAAAACTAGGTTCGATTATTTTTGCAGATGAAGACAAACGGCAAACATTAAATAGCATTGTTCATCCCGAAGTTAGAAAACAGATGATTGAACAACGTGATGCGCTAATTGCAGCGGGCAAACGCTGTATCGTCCTCGATATTCCATTATTATTTGAGAGTAATTTAACATCGCTAGTCGATAAAACGATTGTCGTTTATGTCGATGAATCGATTCAATTACAACGATTAATGGAAAGAGACGGACTGGCAGAGCAAGCAGCAAAACAACGAATTGCTTCCCAGATTCCTGTAGAAGAAAAGGTAAAGCTAGCGAACGCTGTGATTAATAATAATGGAAGTAAAAAAGAATCGTATGAACAGCTGGAACAGATATTAAGTGATTGGCAAGTACGATAA
- the mutM gene encoding DNA-formamidopyrimidine glycosylase, translated as MPELPEVETIKNTLKSFVIGKTIENITVNWSKIIKEPDDIDRFKQLLIGETIRDMTRRGKFLLFHFDHYVLVSHLRMEGKYSVNRADEPVKKHTHVIFSFTNGEELRYNDVRKFGTMHVFPKNEELLHNPLKKLGPEPFDAAFTFDYFSEKLWKTERVIKQVLLDQTIVTGLGNIYVDETLFKAGVHPLKPANKLTDNEIKQIQAAAIETLSDAVKQGGTTIRSYVNGNGEMGMFQQELFVYGQEGTACKHCGDEIVKSKVGGRGTHICPSCQKR; from the coding sequence ATGCCAGAATTACCAGAAGTGGAAACAATCAAGAATACTTTAAAATCATTCGTTATTGGTAAAACAATTGAAAACATAACCGTAAACTGGTCAAAAATTATTAAAGAGCCAGATGATATTGACCGATTTAAACAGCTTTTGATCGGCGAAACGATTCGTGATATGACAAGAAGAGGGAAATTCCTCCTCTTTCATTTCGATCATTATGTCCTTGTGTCCCACTTGCGGATGGAAGGGAAGTACAGTGTGAATAGAGCAGATGAGCCAGTAAAAAAGCACACCCATGTCATCTTTTCCTTTACCAATGGAGAGGAACTTAGATATAACGATGTGCGGAAATTTGGCACGATGCATGTATTTCCAAAAAATGAAGAATTGCTTCATAATCCATTGAAGAAATTAGGACCAGAGCCATTTGATGCAGCATTTACATTTGATTATTTTTCAGAGAAGCTGTGGAAAACAGAAAGAGTAATTAAGCAAGTATTGCTTGATCAAACGATTGTTACAGGACTTGGCAATATTTATGTTGATGAAACATTATTTAAAGCTGGGGTCCATCCATTAAAGCCTGCGAATAAGCTTACAGACAACGAAATCAAACAAATTCAAGCTGCAGCAATCGAGACCTTAAGCGATGCGGTCAAGCAAGGTGGAACAACAATCCGTTCTTATGTTAATGGTAACGGAGAGATGGGGATGTTCCAGCAAGAATTATTCGTTTATGGCCAGGAAGGCACTGCATGCAAGCATTGTGGTGACGAAATTGTTAAATCAAAGGTCGGTGGGCGAGGAACTCATATTTGCCCATCATGCCAAAAAAGATAA
- the polA gene encoding DNA polymerase I produces the protein MTNKLVLMDGNSLIYRAFFALPLLNNDKGVYTNAVFGFTTMLLRMLEEEKPTHMLVAFDAGKTTFRHSTYKEYKGGRQKTPSELSEQFPILKELLDAFGIKHYQLEQYEADDIIGTLSKQAKDNGLDVTVISGDKDMLQLVDDTVTVSVTKKGISEVEKYTPSYMLEKMEITPQQIIDLKALMGDSSDNIPGVPGVGEKTATKLLKQYETLEEVYAHLDEVSGKKLKENLETYKDDAFMSKELVTINRDSPIEVTIEDSKYTEYQPSEVSGIFKELGFQSLLNKMTGEDGVEEETVGLDEIDYTIVEEISADMFTGKEALVIEMLGENYHQAAIEGIGIVNEKTAYFIPTELAVKSKLFKQWAEDASKEKYVFDAKKTLVALLRHDIHIKGITFDMLLASYLLNPSENNHDIPAISSRMGKTMAKSDEAVYGKGAKQKVPEEAVLAEHIARKTNALFAIQPEMEELLEENEQADLLMDLEMPLALILGEMESQGVLVDKSRLEEMGIDLKERLANLEAEIYNLAGEEFNLNSPKQLGPILFEKLGLRVIKKTKTGYSTAADVLEQLEQEHEIIPKILLYRQLGKLQSTYIDGLLKVVSKKTSKIHTRYNQALTQTGRLSSVDPNLQNIPIRLEEGRKIRRAFVPSEKDWIMFAADYSQIELRVLAHIAKDEKLIAAFKSDLDIHTQTAMEVFHVEKDEVTSNMRRQAKAVNFGIVYGISDYGLSQNLGITRKEAKSFIDRYFDIYPGVKQYMEDIVQDAKQHGYVKTIMKRRRYLPDITSRNFNLRSFAERTAMNTPIQGSAADILKKAMLDLDAKLKEEKLQARMLLQVHDELILEAPKEEIEKLKEVVPAMMENTVDLIVPLKVDYSYGDSWFDAK, from the coding sequence ATGACGAATAAATTAGTTTTGATGGACGGAAACAGTTTAATTTATCGTGCGTTTTTTGCATTACCACTTTTAAACAATGATAAAGGGGTATACACGAATGCGGTTTTCGGATTTACAACAATGCTGCTGCGTATGCTGGAGGAAGAAAAACCGACACATATGCTCGTAGCATTTGATGCAGGGAAAACGACATTTCGTCACTCAACATATAAGGAATATAAAGGTGGCAGACAGAAGACGCCTTCAGAACTTTCAGAGCAGTTTCCAATTTTAAAGGAATTGCTTGATGCATTTGGAATTAAGCATTATCAGCTCGAGCAATACGAAGCGGATGATATTATTGGTACTCTATCAAAGCAAGCAAAGGATAATGGCCTTGATGTAACGGTTATATCTGGGGACAAGGATATGCTTCAGCTCGTGGATGATACGGTAACGGTTAGTGTTACGAAAAAAGGAATTAGCGAAGTTGAGAAATATACGCCAAGCTATATGCTGGAAAAAATGGAAATTACACCACAACAAATCATTGATTTAAAAGCATTAATGGGCGATAGCTCCGATAATATCCCAGGTGTTCCAGGTGTCGGTGAAAAGACAGCGACCAAACTATTAAAACAGTACGAAACATTAGAAGAAGTATATGCACATCTGGACGAGGTTAGCGGTAAGAAGCTGAAGGAAAATCTTGAAACCTACAAAGATGATGCATTTATGAGTAAGGAGCTCGTGACGATTAATCGTGATTCACCAATTGAGGTAACGATTGAGGATTCGAAGTATACAGAATATCAACCGAGTGAGGTTAGCGGGATTTTTAAAGAGCTGGGATTCCAGTCGTTACTAAATAAAATGACTGGTGAAGATGGCGTGGAAGAAGAAACGGTTGGATTAGATGAAATAGATTATACGATCGTTGAGGAAATCAGTGCAGATATGTTCACTGGTAAAGAGGCACTTGTAATTGAGATGCTCGGTGAGAACTATCATCAAGCGGCGATTGAAGGTATTGGTATTGTTAACGAAAAGACAGCTTACTTTATACCGACAGAGCTTGCAGTAAAGTCGAAACTCTTTAAGCAATGGGCCGAGGACGCAAGCAAGGAGAAATATGTTTTTGATGCTAAGAAAACCCTTGTCGCTTTATTACGCCACGATATCCATATTAAAGGAATCACATTTGATATGTTGCTTGCATCATACTTGTTAAACCCGTCAGAAAATAACCATGATATCCCGGCGATATCGTCTCGAATGGGTAAAACTATGGCAAAATCCGATGAAGCAGTTTATGGTAAAGGTGCGAAACAGAAGGTTCCGGAAGAAGCGGTATTAGCTGAGCATATTGCAAGGAAGACGAATGCACTCTTTGCGATACAACCAGAAATGGAAGAGCTTCTTGAAGAAAATGAACAAGCAGATTTATTAATGGATTTGGAAATGCCACTCGCACTTATTTTAGGTGAAATGGAATCCCAAGGTGTATTAGTAGATAAAAGTCGCTTAGAGGAAATGGGAATTGATTTGAAAGAACGATTAGCAAATCTCGAAGCAGAAATTTATAATCTGGCTGGTGAGGAATTTAATTTAAATTCACCGAAACAGCTCGGACCAATTTTATTTGAAAAATTAGGACTTCGGGTTATTAAGAAGACGAAGACCGGATACTCAACAGCTGCTGATGTGCTCGAACAATTAGAGCAAGAACATGAAATCATTCCAAAGATTTTATTGTATCGTCAATTAGGGAAGCTTCAATCAACCTATATTGATGGTTTGTTAAAAGTTGTGAGCAAGAAAACTAGCAAAATTCATACACGTTATAATCAGGCGCTAACACAGACAGGTAGACTAAGCTCCGTTGATCCGAACCTGCAAAACATCCCAATTCGCTTGGAAGAAGGTAGAAAAATCCGTCGTGCATTTGTACCATCAGAGAAGGATTGGATCATGTTTGCCGCCGATTATTCGCAAATTGAATTGCGTGTGCTTGCCCATATTGCGAAGGACGAGAAACTAATTGCGGCATTTAAGAGTGATCTAGATATTCATACGCAAACAGCGATGGAAGTTTTTCATGTAGAAAAAGACGAAGTAACATCAAATATGAGACGTCAGGCAAAGGCCGTTAACTTTGGTATTGTCTATGGAATCAGTGATTATGGTCTCTCACAAAACCTCGGGATTACACGAAAAGAAGCGAAAAGCTTTATCGATCGCTATTTTGATATCTATCCAGGTGTGAAGCAATACATGGAAGATATTGTCCAGGATGCGAAACAGCATGGCTATGTGAAAACAATTATGAAACGACGTCGTTACCTGCCAGATATTACGAGTAGAAACTTTAACTTAAGAAGTTTTGCAGAACGAACGGCAATGAACACGCCAATCCAAGGTAGTGCAGCAGATATACTTAAAAAAGCAATGCTCGATTTGGATGCAAAATTAAAAGAGGAGAAGCTGCAAGCAAGAATGCTGCTTCAGGTACATGATGAATTGATTTTAGAAGCACCTAAGGAAGAAATCGAGAAATTAAAAGAAGTAGTCCCAGCGATGATGGAGAACACCGTCGATTTAATCGTTCCGCTTAAAGTCGATTATTCATACGGAGATAGCTGGTTTGATGCAAAATAA
- the pnpS gene encoding two-component system histidine kinase PnpS — MSDLFQKPLFKYVIILFFIVLGSGAVLVPFIDNYLALGIVLTIEYIILLVILSYFSRVFLKPVEKAIDTMEEIQKGNYEVRLHNNPDTMVGTLNTKINGLASNLNQLATKKNLRLEQLNTLINNTESSLILIDERGYIQLINQKFMMMFGGKVEDFQDQLYYDVLENDACIKAVQKAFVSEKNIKESFTHYIGIIKYYYEISGIPIFNQQNNLKGAVLVIRDITELKKLESMRKDFVANVSHELRTPITSMKGFAETLLDGGMSSEETTREFLRIIYNESHRMQLLIEDLLTLSKLENENFRLVLNTVNVKDITKDIIPTLMYHAEAKKLKLHVDMEDNVVFKADKERVKQIFINLLDNAINYTPENGHIYLKVEKQKEYVHINVTDTGIGIDKEKIPRIFERFYRVDKARSRNTGGTGLGLAIIKHIVEVHEGKIEIESEVNKGTSMHVYLPL; from the coding sequence ATGAGTGATTTGTTTCAGAAGCCATTGTTCAAATATGTGATTATTTTGTTCTTCATAGTGCTTGGCAGTGGGGCAGTCCTGGTTCCCTTTATAGATAATTATCTTGCGCTAGGAATCGTTTTAACCATCGAATACATTATTTTATTAGTAATTTTATCCTACTTTTCACGGGTTTTTTTAAAGCCGGTTGAAAAGGCGATTGATACTATGGAAGAAATTCAAAAAGGGAATTATGAGGTAAGATTACATAATAATCCGGATACGATGGTTGGGACATTAAATACGAAAATAAATGGACTTGCCAGTAACTTGAATCAGCTCGCAACGAAGAAGAATTTACGATTAGAACAGCTGAATACATTAATAAATAATACAGAAAGCAGTTTAATCCTGATCGACGAAAGAGGTTATATTCAGCTTATTAATCAGAAATTTATGATGATGTTTGGTGGAAAAGTTGAAGATTTCCAGGATCAATTATACTATGATGTCCTAGAAAATGACGCATGTATTAAAGCGGTCCAAAAGGCATTCGTATCGGAAAAAAATATTAAAGAATCATTCACTCATTACATAGGTATCATTAAGTATTATTACGAAATATCTGGTATCCCGATTTTTAATCAACAAAATAATTTAAAGGGTGCTGTACTAGTTATTCGTGATATTACCGAATTGAAAAAATTGGAATCAATGCGTAAGGATTTTGTTGCGAATGTGTCTCATGAACTCCGAACGCCGATAACTTCAATGAAGGGATTTGCTGAGACGCTGCTTGATGGCGGCATGAGCAGTGAAGAGACGACCCGTGAATTTCTTCGGATTATTTATAATGAGAGCCACAGGATGCAGCTGTTGATCGAGGATTTACTTACGCTCTCAAAGCTTGAGAATGAGAATTTTCGCCTCGTTTTAAATACGGTAAATGTAAAGGATATAACGAAAGATATCATTCCAACTCTTATGTACCATGCGGAAGCCAAAAAACTTAAACTGCATGTGGACATGGAAGATAATGTTGTATTCAAAGCGGACAAAGAACGCGTAAAGCAAATTTTTATCAATTTATTAGATAATGCAATTAACTATACGCCAGAAAATGGACATATTTATTTGAAAGTTGAAAAGCAAAAAGAGTATGTGCATATCAATGTAACGGATACAGGGATAGGGATCGATAAGGAAAAAATCCCAAGAATTTTTGAACGCTTTTACCGTGTTGATAAAGCAAGGAGCAGAAACACAGGTGGAACAGGACTTGGACTTGCAATTATCAAACATATTGTCGAGGTCCATGAAGGAAAAATAGAAATCGAAAGTGAAGTAAATAAAGGGACAAGCATGCATGTTTACTTGCCGCTTTAA
- a CDS encoding response regulator transcription factor: MSQKILIVDDEKPIVTLLNYNVEKAGFSTDIAYDGLEAIQKAENNEYDLIILDLMLPEMDGMEVCKHLRNNRNETPILMLTAKDDEFDKVLGLELGADDYLTKPFSPKEVVARIKAILRRTKKSTQTSFNKLKVGDLTIFPERYEAEVHSNVITFTRKEFELLFYLANNKGKVISRDQLLSGVWDYDFVGDTRIVDVHISHLRDKIEPNSKKPIYIKTVRGLGYKLEDPTQ, from the coding sequence TTGAGTCAGAAAATATTAATCGTAGATGATGAAAAACCAATTGTTACACTTCTGAATTATAATGTAGAAAAGGCTGGTTTTTCAACAGACATAGCATATGATGGCTTAGAAGCAATCCAAAAGGCAGAGAATAATGAATATGATTTAATTATTCTTGATTTGATGCTTCCTGAAATGGATGGAATGGAAGTTTGTAAGCATTTAAGAAATAATCGAAACGAGACACCTATCCTGATGCTAACGGCGAAGGATGATGAATTTGATAAAGTTCTTGGTTTGGAGCTTGGTGCAGATGATTATTTAACGAAACCATTTAGTCCTAAAGAGGTTGTTGCGAGAATCAAGGCAATCCTGCGCAGAACGAAAAAATCGACACAAACGAGTTTTAATAAATTAAAGGTTGGCGATTTAACGATTTTCCCGGAAAGATATGAAGCAGAGGTTCATTCGAATGTAATTACGTTTACAAGGAAAGAATTCGAGTTATTATTTTACTTAGCCAATAATAAAGGAAAGGTTATTTCAAGGGATCAATTGCTTAGTGGTGTTTGGGATTATGATTTCGTTGGCGACACACGAATTGTCGACGTGCATATTAGCCATTTACGAGATAAAATCGAACCAAATTCAAAGAAACCAATCTACATTAAAACGGTACGCGGACTTGGCTACAAATTAGAGGATCCTACCCAATGA
- the mdh gene encoding malate dehydrogenase, which produces MGANRKKISVIGSGFTGATTAFLLAQKELGDVVLVDIPNMENPTKGKALDMAESAPVQGFDAKIIGTSNYEDTADSDIVIITAGIARKPGMSRDDLVTTNAKIMKTVAKDIVKYSPNTTIIVLTNPVDAMTYTVFKESGLPKERVIGQSGVLDTARFRAFIAEELNISVKDITGFVLGGHGDDMVPLIRYSYAGGIPLEALISKERLDEIVNRTRTGGGEIVNLLGNGSAYYAPAASLTVMAEAILKNQRRILPSIAYLEGEYGYSDIYLGVPTVLGEKGIEKIIELELTAAEKTALDKSAKSVESVLKVLE; this is translated from the coding sequence ATGGGAGCAAATCGCAAGAAGATTTCCGTAATTGGTTCTGGATTTACGGGAGCTACAACCGCATTCCTACTTGCGCAAAAAGAATTGGGCGATGTTGTCTTAGTTGATATCCCGAACATGGAAAACCCAACAAAAGGAAAGGCACTGGATATGGCAGAATCAGCGCCTGTCCAAGGGTTTGACGCAAAAATAATTGGAACATCGAACTACGAAGATACTGCAGACTCCGATATAGTCATCATTACCGCTGGGATTGCACGCAAGCCGGGGATGAGTCGAGATGATTTAGTAACTACGAATGCAAAGATTATGAAAACAGTCGCAAAGGACATTGTCAAGTATTCACCAAATACAACGATTATTGTATTAACCAATCCAGTTGATGCAATGACTTATACCGTGTTCAAAGAATCAGGACTACCAAAGGAACGTGTTATCGGACAATCTGGGGTACTTGATACTGCTCGTTTTCGTGCTTTTATCGCAGAAGAACTGAACATTTCTGTCAAGGATATTACTGGATTTGTATTAGGTGGGCATGGCGATGATATGGTCCCATTGATTCGCTATTCCTATGCAGGTGGAATTCCATTGGAGGCGCTCATTTCCAAAGAACGTCTAGATGAGATTGTTAACCGTACACGAACAGGAGGCGGTGAAATCGTCAATCTGCTTGGAAATGGAAGCGCGTATTATGCGCCTGCGGCCTCGCTAACGGTAATGGCCGAAGCAATTCTTAAAAATCAACGCCGAATCCTGCCTTCAATTGCATATCTTGAAGGCGAATACGGCTATTCTGATATTTACCTCGGAGTTCCAACGGTGCTAGGTGAAAAGGGTATTGAGAAAATTATTGAACTGGAGCTAACTGCAGCTGAAAAAACAGCACTTGATAAGTCTGCAAAATCTGTCGAAAGTGTTTTGAAAGTATTGGAATAA
- the icd gene encoding NADP-dependent isocitrate dehydrogenase yields MTQGEKITVENGKLNVPNNPIIPFIEGDGTGPDIWASAQRVIEAAVEKAYNGTKKIEWLEVYAGQKAFDKTGEWLPQDTLDKIDEYKIAIKGPLTTPIGGGIRSLNVALRQELDLFTCLRPVRYFEGVPSPVKRPEDVDMVIFRENTEDIYAGIEWQKGSDEVKKVIEFLQKEMNVSNIRFPETSGIGVKPVSEEGTKRLVRSAITYAITEGRKSVTLVHKGNIMKFTEGAFKQWGYEVAEEEFADKVFTWAEYDRIVEKDGKDAANKAQDDALAAGKILIKDSIADIFLQQILTRPNEFDVVATMNLNGDYISDALAAQVGGIGIAPGANINYDTGHAIFEATHGTAPKYAGLDKVNPSSVILSAVLMLDHLGWREAGKLITDSMDKTIATKVVTYDFARLMEGATEVKCSEFGSELIKNMN; encoded by the coding sequence ATGACTCAAGGTGAAAAAATCACAGTAGAAAATGGCAAATTGAATGTACCAAACAATCCAATTATTCCTTTTATCGAAGGGGATGGAACAGGTCCAGATATTTGGGCATCTGCACAACGCGTAATTGAAGCAGCAGTAGAAAAAGCATATAACGGTACAAAGAAAATCGAATGGTTGGAAGTATATGCAGGTCAAAAAGCATTTGATAAAACAGGTGAATGGCTGCCACAAGATACACTTGATAAAATTGATGAATATAAAATTGCAATTAAAGGTCCATTAACAACACCAATCGGTGGAGGAATTCGTTCCCTTAACGTTGCATTACGTCAAGAATTAGACCTATTCACATGCTTACGACCAGTTCGTTACTTTGAAGGTGTTCCATCACCAGTAAAACGTCCGGAAGACGTAGATATGGTTATTTTCCGTGAAAACACCGAGGATATTTATGCAGGAATCGAATGGCAAAAAGGTTCTGATGAAGTGAAGAAAGTAATTGAGTTTCTTCAAAAAGAGATGAATGTAAGCAATATTCGTTTCCCGGAAACATCAGGGATTGGGGTTAAACCAGTATCCGAAGAAGGAACAAAACGCTTGGTCCGCTCAGCAATCACATATGCAATAACAGAAGGCCGTAAGAGTGTTACTTTAGTACATAAAGGTAACATCATGAAATTTACAGAAGGTGCATTCAAGCAATGGGGCTATGAAGTAGCGGAAGAAGAATTCGCAGATAAAGTCTTCACTTGGGCTGAATATGATCGCATCGTGGAGAAAGACGGAAAAGATGCTGCTAACAAAGCACAGGACGATGCATTAGCAGCAGGAAAAATTCTTATTAAAGATTCGATTGCAGATATTTTCCTGCAACAAATCTTAACTCGTCCAAATGAATTCGACGTTGTTGCAACGATGAACTTAAATGGAGATTATATTTCTGATGCATTAGCAGCGCAAGTTGGTGGAATTGGTATCGCGCCAGGAGCAAACATCAATTATGATACTGGTCATGCAATTTTTGAAGCAACACATGGTACAGCACCAAAATACGCTGGACTTGATAAAGTAAATCCATCATCTGTTATTTTATCAGCAGTTCTTATGCTTGATCATTTAGGCTGGAGAGAAGCAGGTAAATTAATTACAGATTCTATGGATAAAACAATCGCAACAAAAGTTGTAACTTATGATTTCGCACGTCTAATGGAAGGTGCAACAGAAGTGAAATGCTCTGAATTCGGTTCAGAATTAATTAAGAACATGAACTAA